A DNA window from Mesoplasma coleopterae contains the following coding sequences:
- a CDS encoding acyltransferase produces the protein MNRKEYINFTRTNNEPINMKKPEIARWMDEMAIESQSQLVKLNQLSDKAKILKQFEILTDQKLDESFRCFLPFYTDYGKNIQIGKNVFINKNCNFQDRGGIEIHDGALIGMNVNIATLNHGIKPNERHIIYPQRVVIGKNAWIGSGVTILPGVTIGENTIIAAGAILTKNAEENSIYAGVPAKKIKNL, from the coding sequence ATGAATAGAAAAGAATATATAAATTTTACAAGAACCAATAATGAGCCAATTAATATGAAAAAACCAGAGATAGCGAGATGAATGGATGAAATGGCCATAGAATCACAATCACAGTTAGTTAAATTAAATCAACTTTCTGATAAAGCAAAGATTTTAAAACAATTTGAAATCTTAACTGATCAAAAACTTGATGAAAGCTTTAGATGTTTTCTACCCTTTTATACAGATTATGGAAAAAATATTCAAATCGGGAAGAATGTTTTTATTAATAAAAATTGTAACTTTCAAGATCGAGGGGGCATTGAAATTCATGATGGAGCTTTAATCGGAATGAATGTAAATATTGCAACGTTAAACCACGGTATCAAGCCTAATGAAAGACATATTATTTATCCACAAAGAGTTGTTATTGGAAAAAATGCTTGGATTGGTTCTGGAGTTACAATTCTTCCAGGAGTTACAATTGGTGAAAATACTATTATTGCAGCTGGAGCAATTTTGACAAAGAATGCAGAAGAAAATTCAATATATGCAGGTGTACCTGCTAAAAAAATTAAAAATTTATAA
- a CDS encoding FMN-dependent NADH-azoreductase — protein MSKLLVINGSVIPSEKSNSHEMAKIFLEEYKKNNPSDEIIELDLNKSIVGTNVLTTETFSSYWNEEEGMKYINQLKEVDKLLVIAPMYNFHVSGMLKNYIDHIALANQTFSYKYATKGASIGLLDKLKVQILATQGAPKGWYPWGDHVAYLKGTWEFMGATVAEPILLAGVKVEPLSTQSPKEIVSLIIPKLIEAAKEF, from the coding sequence ATGAGCAAATTATTAGTTATAAACGGTTCTGTTATCCCAAGTGAAAAATCAAATTCACATGAAATGGCAAAAATATTTTTAGAAGAATATAAAAAAAATAATCCAAGCGATGAAATTATTGAATTAGATTTAAATAAATCTATTGTTGGAACAAACGTTTTAACAACCGAAACATTTTCATCATATTGAAATGAAGAAGAAGGAATGAAATACATCAACCAATTAAAAGAAGTTGATAAATTATTAGTTATCGCACCAATGTATAATTTCCATGTTTCTGGAATGTTAAAAAACTACATTGATCATATCGCTTTAGCAAACCAAACTTTTTCTTATAAGTATGCAACAAAAGGTGCAAGCATTGGTTTGTTAGATAAATTAAAAGTTCAAATTCTTGCGACTCAAGGTGCACCAAAAGGCTGATACCCATGAGGCGATCATGTTGCTTACTTAAAAGGTACGTGAGAATTTATGGGTGCAACAGTTGCTGAACCAATTTTATTGGCAGGAGTTAAAGTTGAACCATTAAGTACACAATCTCCAAAAGAAATTGTTTCGTTAATTATTCCGAAATTAATTGAGGCAGCTAAAGAGTTTTAA
- a CDS encoding TatD family hydrolase, producing MLKDNKIFDAHIHFNDDYKYNDEMIHPMIKEAIENEVEGFLCASFDIKSSLKAIELSKKYEGIVFAGIAIHPNDVSKTDLLVLETLDELAKNKEVIAIGETGLDYFYTKEDAELQKLFFKKHIEIAKKHNKVLQIHIRDHVNVFEAYDDVIEILKVSNLQKVVIHCFSANAEYAQKFLDLGCYINIGGAVTFKNAKALQEAVLNIPLEKMLIETDAPYLTPHPHRGQLNEAKFINLTVDKIAELKNTKREEVIKITTRNAKLIFNI from the coding sequence ATGTTAAAAGATAATAAAATTTTTGATGCTCATATTCATTTTAATGATGATTATAAATATAACGATGAAATGATACATCCAATGATAAAAGAAGCAATAGAAAATGAAGTTGAAGGATTCTTATGTGCGAGTTTTGATATTAAATCAAGTTTAAAAGCAATTGAACTTTCAAAGAAATATGAAGGTATTGTTTTTGCTGGAATTGCAATACATCCAAATGATGTATCAAAGACAGATTTATTAGTTTTAGAAACATTAGATGAACTTGCTAAAAATAAAGAAGTTATCGCAATAGGGGAAACTGGGCTTGATTATTTTTACACTAAAGAAGATGCAGAGCTTCAAAAACTATTTTTTAAAAAGCATATAGAAATAGCTAAAAAACATAATAAGGTTTTACAAATTCATATAAGAGATCATGTCAATGTTTTTGAAGCTTATGATGATGTAATTGAAATCTTAAAAGTTTCAAATTTACAAAAAGTTGTAATTCATTGTTTTTCAGCAAATGCTGAATATGCTCAAAAATTCTTAGATCTAGGTTGTTATATTAATATTGGTGGCGCTGTAACATTTAAAAACGCCAAAGCACTTCAAGAAGCTGTCTTAAATATTCCTTTAGAAAAAATGTTGATTGAAACAGATGCTCCATACTTAACACCACATCCTCATAGGGGGCAACTAAATGAGGCTAAATTTATTAATCTAACGGTTGATAAAATTGCAGAATTAAAAAATACGAAAAGAGAAGAAGTTATTAAAATTACAACTCGTAATGCTAAACTAATTTTTAATATTTAA
- a CDS encoding TatD family hydrolase, with protein MAGVYDTHCHLNDNIYIENEITSSEMASEAKKSGVDIINNVGYDIKSSKVALVQAQKNKHVWALVGIHPTHAQFFTDEAYNTLEVLANADKVVGIGETGLDYSRGNEYKNQQIAGFTKQVKLAKKMDLPLMLHVKDTEGSIDAYNDVLAILKKEKYFKAVLHAFNQSIEVAQMFIEKGVLISINGQVTRDKNLKKVVIDLPMNSIVVESDAPYDTPKPYNKKTNAPKYLPLVVEAIANIKKMNRSDVAEITRDNALRLFFPKR; from the coding sequence ATGGCAGGAGTATACGATACACATTGTCACTTAAATGACAATATTTATATTGAAAATGAAATTACAAGTAGCGAAATGGCATCAGAGGCCAAGAAAAGTGGTGTAGACATCATTAACAATGTTGGATATGACATTAAATCATCAAAAGTAGCATTAGTACAAGCACAAAAAAATAAACATGTTTGAGCTTTAGTTGGAATACACCCAACTCACGCACAATTCTTTACTGACGAAGCTTATAATACTTTAGAAGTATTAGCAAATGCTGATAAAGTTGTTGGAATTGGGGAAACAGGTTTAGATTACTCAAGGGGTAATGAATACAAAAATCAACAAATTGCAGGTTTTACTAAACAAGTAAAATTAGCTAAAAAAATGGATTTACCATTAATGCTTCACGTAAAAGATACAGAAGGCTCAATTGATGCTTATAATGACGTTTTAGCGATATTAAAAAAAGAAAAATACTTCAAAGCAGTTTTACATGCTTTCAACCAAAGCATTGAAGTTGCTCAAATGTTTATTGAAAAAGGTGTTTTAATTTCAATCAATGGTCAAGTAACTAGAGATAAAAATCTTAAAAAAGTTGTTATAGATTTACCAATGAATAGCATTGTTGTTGAATCTGATGCGCCTTATGATACACCAAAACCATACAATAAAAAGACTAATGCGCCAAAATATTTACCATTAGTTGTTGAAGCAATTGCAAATATTAAAAAAATGAACAGATCTGATGTAGCAGAAATTACAAGGGATAATGCACTTAGATTGTTCTTCCCAAAAAGATAA